The following coding sequences lie in one Bacillota bacterium genomic window:
- a CDS encoding negative regulator of sigma-Y activity: MEAIEVLKEHLLLLIPLVLLQLILMIIALTDLVKRERVMGGSKIIWALVILFVTAGLGPIIYLVLGRRD, translated from the coding sequence ATGGAAGCTATCGAAGTATTAAAGGAACATCTGCTTTTGCTGATTCCATTAGTCCTCTTACAACTGATCCTGATGATTATCGCCTTGACTGACCTGGTGAAACGGGAACGGGTAATGGGAGGAAGCAAAATTATCTGGGCGCTGGTAATCCTGTTTGTTACTGCAGGGCTAGGCCCGATTATCTACCTGGTCTTGGGTCGAAGGGATTAA
- a CDS encoding YbjQ family protein, protein MLLATSDLRTDYEVLGMVQGSKVKAVHLGKDIVAGLRRIFGGEVTEYSKMIGDARQNALDEMIAEAEKLGANAIIGVRYTSSSVGQGIAEIVVYGTAVKI, encoded by the coding sequence ATGTTGTTAGCTACTTCCGATCTGCGCACTGATTATGAGGTTCTCGGTATGGTCCAAGGTTCTAAAGTGAAGGCTGTCCATCTGGGCAAAGACATTGTCGCCGGCCTGCGGCGCATTTTTGGCGGTGAGGTTACTGAGTATTCCAAGATGATTGGCGATGCCCGTCAAAACGCTTTGGATGAAATGATTGCCGAAGCTGAAAAGCTGGGCGCCAATGCCATCATCGGTGTCCGCTACACATCATCCTCAGTAGGACAGGGAATTGCTGAAATTGTTGTCTACGGTACAGCGGTAAAAATTTAG